From Proteiniborus sp. DW1, one genomic window encodes:
- a CDS encoding ABC transporter permease, producing the protein MFTRILRNEIKEKFKSLSILILLISLFLFYYTQFIGDINRDGIKPIPPRADFSTDDSGEGYEYTPGVTLEDFIKFTYETMKSDYASGETLKIKGINRSYEKLNEEQRQFLASAIIEMENTIFEYSYQYEAFVEKIDKALGGNTVYNEESGFYHIIRNRTYNDDMKKYNSILEEDKITNAYARLFADYIGISIGFFTVFVTAFTLVKDKRYSVSELIYTTEISSYKYILGKYLGDILVTAFIVLLTAGHATWVFHHFSKITGDSISYLAFFKYSILWIFPTIMFVTSLSYVLQLIFNNGIVPIIVQFFYWRYSMTPLVSTEVQPLKYYIRFNRIVPYSELKPFIANINLNRILITVFSVGLLLLAIKLWDRKRGDINNGFSFRKKGVLQ; encoded by the coding sequence ATGTTTACCAGAATTCTAAGAAATGAAATAAAAGAAAAGTTCAAAAGCTTAAGTATATTGATTTTGTTAATATCTTTATTTCTATTCTACTACACTCAGTTTATAGGAGACATCAATAGAGATGGTATCAAGCCTATTCCTCCTAGAGCTGATTTCAGTACCGATGATTCTGGTGAAGGATACGAATACACTCCAGGAGTTACCTTAGAAGATTTTATAAAATTTACGTATGAGACTATGAAATCTGATTATGCCTCAGGAGAGACCTTGAAGATTAAAGGAATAAATAGGTCTTATGAAAAGTTAAATGAAGAGCAAAGGCAGTTTTTAGCTTCAGCAATAATAGAGATGGAAAATACAATATTTGAATATAGTTACCAATACGAAGCTTTTGTAGAAAAAATAGATAAAGCTCTAGGTGGAAACACAGTGTATAACGAAGAAAGTGGCTTTTACCATATTATCCGTAATAGAACCTATAATGATGATATGAAAAAATATAATTCAATACTAGAGGAAGATAAGATAACTAATGCTTATGCAAGGCTTTTTGCAGACTATATAGGAATTAGTATAGGATTTTTTACTGTATTTGTGACTGCTTTTACTCTCGTTAAGGATAAAAGATACAGTGTAAGTGAACTCATATATACAACTGAGATCTCATCATATAAGTACATATTGGGCAAATATTTGGGAGATATACTAGTAACAGCCTTTATAGTCCTTTTAACAGCAGGCCATGCAACATGGGTATTTCATCACTTTTCAAAGATAACAGGAGATTCTATTTCCTATTTAGCATTTTTTAAATATTCAATATTATGGATTTTTCCTACTATTATGTTTGTAACATCTCTAAGCTATGTGCTTCAGCTTATATTTAATAATGGAATAGTACCTATTATAGTTCAGTTTTTCTATTGGAGGTATAGCATGACTCCATTAGTTTCTACAGAGGTTCAGCCTTTAAAATATTATATAAGGTTTAATAGAATCGTCCCTTACTCAGAGCTTAAGCCCTTCATTGCCAATATAAACTTAAATAGAATATTGATTACTGTGTTTTCCGTAGGGTTATTGCTTTTAGCTATTAAACTATGGGATAGAAAGAGAGGGGACATAAATAATGGATTTAGCTTTAGAAAAAAAGGTGTTTTACAATAA